A section of the Chryseobacterium scophthalmum genome encodes:
- a CDS encoding winged helix-turn-helix transcriptional regulator: MTKIKETSTNFANKKALIDECPELYASKLIGGQWSLAICCYLINGKLRFGELRKILGNITERMLTLQLRRLEEDKIITRTVFAEVPPRVEYELTEIGYQLKPVIEELEKWGIMHKQSI; encoded by the coding sequence ATGACTAAAATAAAGGAAACTTCAACCAATTTTGCGAATAAAAAAGCGCTCATCGATGAATGTCCGGAGCTTTATGCCTCAAAATTAATTGGCGGACAATGGTCACTTGCCATCTGCTGTTATCTGATCAACGGAAAACTGAGATTCGGAGAGCTCAGAAAGATCCTCGGAAATATTACTGAACGTATGCTTACGCTTCAGCTTCGAAGGCTTGAAGAAGATAAAATTATCACAAGAACAGTCTTTGCAGAAGTTCCGCCAAGAGTGGAATATGAATTAACAGAAATCGGTTATCAGCTAAAACCCGTTATCGAAGAATTAGAAAAATGGGGAATTATGCACAAGCAAAGCATTTAA
- a CDS encoding NAD(P)H-dependent oxidoreductase produces the protein MRALVIVTHPKMEESLINRRWVEELKKFPEKYTVHQLYENYPDENIDVKKEQELIEAYDKIIFQFPFYWFSSPPLLKKWLDEVLLHGWAYGSKSGFKVGGKKIALAISTGIDNEGFSASGKYKYTMKELTKPFELSFEYVKADYQDPFVYYGLEHDPSLEWIEKSVPQYLDFIDNL, from the coding sequence ATGAGAGCATTAGTAATCGTTACTCATCCAAAAATGGAAGAGTCGTTGATCAATAGAAGATGGGTGGAAGAATTGAAGAAGTTTCCCGAAAAATATACTGTTCATCAGTTGTACGAAAATTATCCTGATGAAAATATCGATGTTAAAAAAGAACAGGAATTGATTGAAGCTTATGATAAAATTATTTTTCAGTTTCCGTTTTATTGGTTTAGCAGTCCGCCTTTATTGAAAAAATGGCTGGATGAAGTTCTTTTACACGGTTGGGCTTATGGAAGTAAAAGCGGATTTAAAGTAGGCGGAAAAAAGATCGCTTTGGCAATCTCAACAGGAATTGATAATGAGGGTTTTAGTGCTTCCGGAAAATATAAATACACGATGAAAGAATTAACAAAACCTTTTGAACTAAGCTTTGAATATGTAAAAGCAGATTACCAAGATCCCTTTGTTTATTATGGATTGGAACATGATCCTTCTCTCGAATGGATAGAAAAAAGTGTTCCCCAATATCTTGATTTTATAGATAATCTGTAA
- a CDS encoding EamA family transporter, with protein MKNLKYYLAAIFAFATWGTFSLVLRPLHSYASLDILFYRVFSCALIMSVVTVLFRRAKLKENLKYFKSISKDSKYKIVGLNVLSSILLTGNWFSFIYVMNHISVRATSVAYLVCPIITTILAFFILREKLTKLQWISVVLSGIGCVLLSYSNLIDMVYSSLIGSTYACYLIIQSVNSKFDKFLILNFHMILAALILLPFFPSYSGTVPTEFKFYFYIEIIAVMYTIVPLLLNLYALSGIASSKVGMILNINPIIAFVLAGAVYHEALGGLQILSYAIIFLAVIIFNAKEIFRLKPERAV; from the coding sequence TTGAAGAATCTAAAATATTATTTAGCCGCCATTTTCGCCTTCGCAACTTGGGGAACATTCAGTCTGGTCTTAAGACCGCTGCATTCGTATGCTTCTTTAGATATCCTTTTTTACAGAGTTTTCAGCTGTGCATTGATTATGTCTGTGGTAACGGTACTTTTTAGAAGAGCTAAGCTTAAAGAAAATTTAAAATATTTTAAAAGTATTTCAAAGGACAGTAAATATAAAATAGTAGGTTTAAATGTTTTAAGCAGTATTTTACTTACCGGAAATTGGTTTTCGTTTATCTATGTGATGAATCATATCAGTGTGAGAGCAACGTCTGTTGCCTATCTTGTATGTCCGATAATTACAACGATTCTTGCGTTTTTTATTCTTCGTGAAAAACTTACAAAATTACAATGGATTTCTGTAGTTTTAAGTGGAATAGGATGTGTTTTGTTGTCGTATTCCAATCTTATTGATATGGTTTACAGTAGTTTAATTGGTTCTACTTATGCATGTTATCTAATTATTCAGAGTGTAAATTCTAAGTTTGATAAGTTTCTGATCCTTAATTTCCACATGATTTTGGCTGCGCTGATTTTATTACCGTTTTTTCCGTCATATTCAGGAACGGTTCCTACAGAATTTAAATTCTATTTCTATATTGAAATCATTGCAGTAATGTACACGATTGTTCCGTTATTACTAAATTTATATGCATTATCAGGAATTGCCTCATCAAAAGTCGGAATGATTCTCAATATCAACCCGATTATTGCCTTTGTTTTAGCAGGAGCTGTTTATCACGAGGCTCTTGGAGGGCTGCAGATTCTATCTTATGCGATCATATTTTTAGCCGTTATTATTTTTAATGCAAAAGAAATTTTTCGTTTAAAGCCGGAACGAGCGGTTTAA
- a CDS encoding TQO small subunit DoxD, giving the protein MTKNMTNQPTDMAGLYTLSIRLVIGWTYFSAFWRRLILENKLIPDEAGYIGEKFNHFLPNALGIKPIIEYLVTHPDALQTSMVSFTIIEAIVGLFIILGLFTRLMAAGVFALAMGILLGSGWIGTTCLDEWQIGVLGIACGFTLFLTGSGTYSLDQYFKNKEYPFTQKKWFHYLGSGILPIRNPKRFILVGSLLIFGLTLYTNQYFHGGVFGTLHNKSVKPKVEISNIKMNLSQVKFEIYRTEGVDVYGSFLIGIDLLNEQGEVIQSMNGAELSKFSKEKIHNHYVAKVKPGKHSLIIPLGSKADLTIDLKDNSSSSEKISVIKLTDISGAEWIAKIK; this is encoded by the coding sequence ATGACAAAAAATATGACCAATCAGCCTACTGATATGGCTGGTTTATATACATTATCAATCCGCCTTGTAATTGGCTGGACCTACTTTTCAGCTTTCTGGCGCAGACTTATTCTCGAAAACAAACTCATTCCCGATGAAGCCGGATATATCGGCGAAAAATTCAACCATTTTTTACCGAATGCTTTAGGAATAAAACCCATTATCGAATATCTGGTTACTCATCCCGATGCGTTGCAAACCTCGATGGTCAGCTTTACCATCATTGAAGCTATTGTAGGATTATTTATTATTTTGGGACTATTCACAAGATTGATGGCTGCAGGAGTTTTTGCTTTAGCAATGGGAATTTTGTTGGGTTCCGGATGGATAGGAACCACCTGTTTAGACGAATGGCAAATAGGAGTTTTAGGAATCGCTTGTGGATTTACCCTTTTTCTTACAGGCAGCGGAACTTATTCTTTAGATCAGTATTTTAAAAATAAAGAATATCCTTTTACTCAGAAAAAATGGTTTCATTATTTAGGTTCTGGGATCTTACCGATTAGAAACCCAAAACGTTTTATACTTGTAGGTTCACTGCTTATTTTTGGATTGACGTTATACACCAATCAATATTTTCATGGTGGTGTTTTTGGTACTTTGCATAATAAATCGGTGAAACCAAAGGTTGAAATTTCCAATATAAAAATGAATCTGTCGCAGGTAAAATTTGAGATTTATAGAACAGAAGGTGTCGATGTTTACGGTTCTTTTCTTATTGGAATTGATTTGTTAAATGAGCAAGGAGAAGTCATTCAATCCATGAACGGAGCTGAACTTTCAAAATTTTCTAAAGAAAAAATTCATAATCATTATGTGGCGAAAGTAAAGCCCGGAAAGCACAGTTTAATTATTCCATTAGGCTCAAAAGCTGATTTAACGATTGATTTGAAAGATAATTCTTCTTCATCCGAAAAAATTTCAGTGATAAAATTGACTGACATCAGCGGTGCGGAATGGATTGCGAAAATCAAATAA